Proteins encoded in a region of the Nicotiana tomentosiformis chromosome 9, ASM39032v3, whole genome shotgun sequence genome:
- the LOC104091421 gene encoding uncharacterized protein isoform X1 — MTQFSWIFRLDIYIHDYLVKKGMNTTAEALAREANVNPGQAAVNSPVGFLAEWWDVFYDIFNSNQAEHAQEPNAEVPRTMDNVVPYTPSGFNPDSKIKMQEQGNNFMLPDKEVMSKLRILEVDEASHRVPSATASSPPVQQMPNMPQQWEVRDETSGIYFGRTKQMDPNPCGPTTALLPTTESSDAGSSTGSCS, encoded by the exons ATGACTCAGTTTTCGTGGATTTTCAGGCTTGACATCTACATCCATGATTACTTAGTTAAGAAGGGCATGAATACAACAGCTGAGGCATTGGCCAGGGAAGCTAATGTTAATCCGGGACAAGCTG CTGTCAATTCTCCTGTGGGATTTCTAGCTGAGTGGTGGGATGTATTCTATGATATATTCAACTCTAATCAGGCCGAGCACGCCCAAGAACCCAATGCTGAG GTTCCACGGACTATGGACAATGTGGTACCTTATACCCCTTCT GGCTTTAATCCTGACTCTAAGATAAAAATGCAAGAGCAAGGCAACAACTTTATGTTGCCTGACAAAGAAGTGATGTCCAAGTTACGAATTCTTGAGGTGGACGAAGCGAGTCACAGGGTGCCATCTGCAACCGCTTCTAG CCCCCCGGTGCAGCAAATGCCAAATATGCCTCAACAGTGGGAGGTCAGA GATGAGACAAGTGGTATTTACTTTGGAAGAACCAAGCAGATGGATCCAAATCCCTGTGGCCCTACAACAGCTTTGCTTCCTACAACTGAATCTTCTGATGCTG GCTCTTCCACCGGCTCCTGCTCCTAG
- the LOC104091421 gene encoding uncharacterized protein isoform X2, with protein MTQFSWIFRLDIYIHDYLVKKGMNTTAEALAREANVNPGQAAVNSPVGFLAEWWDVFYDIFNSNQAEHAQEPNAEVPRTMDNVVPYTPSGFNPDSKIKMQEQGNNFMLPDKEVMSKLRILEVDEASHRVPSATASSPPVQQMPNMPQQWEDETSGIYFGRTKQMDPNPCGPTTALLPTTESSDAGSSTGSCS; from the exons ATGACTCAGTTTTCGTGGATTTTCAGGCTTGACATCTACATCCATGATTACTTAGTTAAGAAGGGCATGAATACAACAGCTGAGGCATTGGCCAGGGAAGCTAATGTTAATCCGGGACAAGCTG CTGTCAATTCTCCTGTGGGATTTCTAGCTGAGTGGTGGGATGTATTCTATGATATATTCAACTCTAATCAGGCCGAGCACGCCCAAGAACCCAATGCTGAG GTTCCACGGACTATGGACAATGTGGTACCTTATACCCCTTCT GGCTTTAATCCTGACTCTAAGATAAAAATGCAAGAGCAAGGCAACAACTTTATGTTGCCTGACAAAGAAGTGATGTCCAAGTTACGAATTCTTGAGGTGGACGAAGCGAGTCACAGGGTGCCATCTGCAACCGCTTCTAG CCCCCCGGTGCAGCAAATGCCAAATATGCCTCAACAGTGGGAG GATGAGACAAGTGGTATTTACTTTGGAAGAACCAAGCAGATGGATCCAAATCCCTGTGGCCCTACAACAGCTTTGCTTCCTACAACTGAATCTTCTGATGCTG GCTCTTCCACCGGCTCCTGCTCCTAG